From the Lancefieldella sp. Marseille-Q7238 genome, one window contains:
- a CDS encoding relaxase/mobilization nuclease domain-containing protein translates to MGLDDLHELAVAWAREHFADFEVDIVYHDDNAGCIPHAHVVVNNTNIVTGRRLQDPDPKELKHSLQRMAKERGLSDFDSAEERASARGRVRPRTLQAERVRRAEREIAEKGGYSWVADIRAHIRVTRSVTRSENEFKGLLRSLGVEVEDNSAKARRRDWVFSLSGHPTWRVSGESLGLGYGRESLMHGFSLGAAGHLADASERRVAELARSAVELSDLSELERFSEALTWLKGNRIRTTADLAARGAGNSEMAAYVHKLGILEEGGAGRHHAPRPSRSFSRTQGASAQHSNTVEHASEHHRERQHDDGRETQR, encoded by the coding sequence GTGGGCCTGGACGACCTCCACGAGCTCGCGGTCGCCTGGGCGCGCGAACACTTTGCCGACTTCGAGGTGGACATCGTCTACCACGACGACAACGCCGGGTGCATCCCGCACGCCCACGTGGTCGTGAACAACACCAACATCGTCACGGGACGGCGCCTCCAGGACCCCGACCCCAAGGAGCTCAAGCACTCCCTGCAGCGCATGGCCAAGGAGCGCGGTCTCTCGGACTTCGACAGCGCCGAGGAGAGGGCATCCGCGCGCGGTCGCGTGCGTCCTCGCACGCTGCAGGCGGAGCGCGTGCGCCGCGCGGAGCGAGAGATCGCCGAGAAGGGCGGCTACTCATGGGTGGCGGACATTCGCGCGCACATCCGCGTGACGCGCTCCGTCACGAGGAGCGAGAACGAGTTCAAGGGGCTCCTCAGGAGCCTGGGCGTGGAGGTCGAGGACAACTCCGCCAAGGCGCGGCGCCGCGACTGGGTCTTCTCGCTTTCCGGGCACCCCACCTGGCGCGTCTCTGGCGAGAGCCTGGGGCTCGGCTACGGTCGCGAGTCGCTCATGCACGGCTTCTCACTTGGAGCGGCGGGACATCTCGCAGACGCGAGCGAGCGCAGGGTCGCGGAGCTCGCGCGCTCCGCCGTGGAGCTCAGCGACCTCTCCGAGCTAGAGAGGTTCTCGGAGGCGCTCACATGGCTCAAGGGCAACCGCATTCGCACGACAGCGGACCTCGCCGCCAGGGGCGCAGGCAACTCCGAGATGGCAGCCTACGTACATAAACTCGGCATTCTCGAGGAGGGTGGCGCAGGGCGGCACCATGCGCCGAGACCGTCGAGGTCCTTCTCCCGCACCCAAGGCGCAAGCGCGCAGCACAGCAACACCGTAGAGCACGCAAGTGAGCACCATCGCGAACGCCAGCACGATGACGGAAGGGAAACCCAGCGATGA
- a CDS encoding Eco57I restriction-modification methylase domain-containing protein, translating to MSNHQGVVYTRSWVAELVLDIAGYTKDKPLWRQIIIEPSCGGGSFLKPIVERLSYAAIRDDRFDADNLYSALSSYDLDENSVRKSRMLVVEVLVANGMEPFDAQALSEVWIKHGDYLLADGLKCDYCVGNPPYLRATNINQKSRELYCARFSTMTKGCDLFVAFIQHGLEALNDDGALCFICADRWMQNQYGRNLRGFISHGYHLDKIIRMYDVDAFEENVSAYPSITRIDRGSGNVLYANCNHEFGPQNVKELKEWMTSHKDDYQCATFSATAFEPLGDDSIIPLAAPDRIKLVTSLLRKLPSLEETNVKIGIGLATGRDSVFLTDQEGIVETERMLPAFNMRDWRRGRRERRLWLINPWEKDNSLINLDEWPLTKAYFSRHKAELDQRHIARKDPSAWYRTIDKPNGNLFGEPMLLFPDMAAKAEPIYSDGSKYPCHNCYWIVSKSWDLAVLGGLLMSDIAEAFVDALGVKMRGGTLRFQAQYLRLIHVPWPSEIPEEVQHRLKEAFISGDRIQANSAARAAYQLGEI from the coding sequence GTGTCTAACCATCAAGGTGTTGTTTATACGCGAAGCTGGGTTGCCGAGCTTGTTCTTGATATTGCTGGCTACACAAAAGACAAGCCATTGTGGCGCCAAATAATTATCGAGCCATCTTGTGGTGGGGGATCATTCCTAAAGCCAATCGTTGAGCGTCTGTCTTACGCGGCTATTCGCGACGACCGCTTTGATGCGGATAACTTATATAGCGCATTGTCGAGTTATGACCTTGATGAGAACTCTGTGCGCAAAAGCCGAATGCTTGTCGTTGAAGTGCTTGTTGCAAACGGAATGGAGCCATTTGATGCACAGGCATTATCAGAGGTATGGATCAAACACGGTGACTATCTATTAGCAGATGGCCTGAAATGTGACTACTGCGTTGGTAATCCGCCATATCTAAGAGCTACAAACATAAATCAGAAGTCGCGAGAATTGTATTGCGCACGTTTTTCAACTATGACAAAAGGCTGCGATCTTTTTGTGGCCTTCATTCAGCATGGACTTGAGGCACTGAATGACGATGGAGCTCTTTGTTTTATATGCGCGGATCGCTGGATGCAAAATCAATATGGACGGAATCTTAGAGGCTTTATTTCCCATGGCTACCATTTAGATAAAATTATTCGAATGTACGATGTCGACGCATTTGAGGAAAATGTTTCTGCTTATCCTTCGATTACGCGTATCGATCGAGGTTCCGGGAATGTTTTATACGCGAACTGCAACCATGAATTTGGGCCACAGAACGTTAAAGAGCTCAAGGAGTGGATGACTTCGCATAAAGATGACTATCAATGTGCGACATTCAGCGCCACTGCCTTCGAGCCTCTGGGCGATGACTCGATTATTCCGTTGGCGGCGCCTGATCGTATCAAGCTAGTCACCTCCTTGCTGCGAAAGCTCCCATCACTTGAGGAGACAAACGTAAAGATTGGCATAGGATTGGCGACGGGTAGGGACTCCGTATTTCTTACGGATCAAGAAGGGATTGTTGAAACCGAGCGGATGCTGCCTGCATTTAATATGCGGGATTGGCGCAGGGGGCGTCGAGAGCGGCGGCTCTGGTTAATCAATCCCTGGGAGAAAGACAATAGCTTAATTAATTTAGATGAATGGCCTCTTACAAAAGCATATTTTTCACGGCACAAAGCAGAGCTTGATCAGAGGCACATAGCACGCAAAGATCCATCTGCCTGGTACCGTACGATTGACAAGCCAAACGGAAATCTATTCGGCGAGCCGATGCTTCTCTTTCCGGATATGGCGGCAAAAGCTGAGCCAATCTATAGTGACGGGTCAAAATATCCTTGTCATAACTGCTACTGGATAGTTTCTAAATCATGGGACTTGGCTGTACTTGGCGGCCTACTTATGAGCGACATAGCCGAGGCTTTTGTCGATGCACTAGGCGTCAAAATGAGGGGTGGCACACTTCGATTCCAAGCTCAGTATCTGAGGCTTATTCATGTGCCATGGCCTTCTGAGATTCCGGAAGAAGTTCAACATCGTCTAAAAGAAGCGTTTATTTCCGGAGACAGAATCCAAGCGAATTCAGCGGCAAGGGCTGCTTATCAGTTAGGAGAGATATGA
- a CDS encoding PaeR7I family type II restriction endonuclease, with product MRRRMQEALLEMYRNLDSAAERQELRGVHDQGERSKVTSGHHLDVVADAIREDLIAEGYNQNEVYYKDGCLRVPGWFRPSKDWDLLAFDDGDLLGIVELKSINSSFGNNANNRSEEVLGSAVDALSAIKYDLIPSTTTPPVLGYVLVVRMNDKSTSTTRIRETVYPIDQIFENTSYLQRLTILCHRLLAERLYQAVWIVGVDPDSGEIYEPDRDLTYEKFLRTLAVQLDIHRA from the coding sequence ATGAGAAGACGTATGCAAGAGGCTCTCTTAGAAATGTACAGAAACCTTGATTCTGCTGCCGAGCGGCAGGAGTTGCGAGGGGTGCATGATCAAGGAGAGCGAAGTAAGGTAACTTCAGGACATCATTTGGATGTCGTAGCAGATGCAATAAGGGAAGATTTGATTGCAGAAGGCTACAACCAAAACGAGGTCTATTACAAAGATGGATGTTTGCGCGTTCCCGGCTGGTTTCGACCATCAAAAGATTGGGATCTCCTGGCTTTTGATGACGGTGATCTCTTGGGGATTGTTGAGCTCAAGAGTATCAACAGTTCATTTGGTAACAATGCAAATAATCGTTCAGAAGAGGTGCTGGGGAGTGCAGTTGACGCTCTGAGCGCAATTAAATATGACCTGATTCCATCCACTACCACACCACCAGTGCTTGGATATGTTCTGGTGGTGCGCATGAATGATAAAAGCACTAGTACAACCAGAATCAGAGAGACCGTATATCCCATTGATCAGATTTTTGAAAATACGTCCTATTTGCAGCGACTGACGATTCTATGTCATCGCCTTCTTGCGGAACGTCTTTATCAGGCTGTGTGGATAGTGGGTGTGGATCCCGATTCTGGTGAGATATATGAGCCCGATCGAGATTTAACGTACGAGAAGTTTTTAAGAACGTTAGCCGTTCAGCTCGATATTCATCGCGCTTAG
- a CDS encoding ABC-three component system protein: MYPTSQNIDSAWREWYRLKHRDAYMSNSGESFEAYISDVLEKLYPDFIDPDPMGRLGDGGCDGLANKGQLFFACYGQRAQANQDAKSKAKIQSDFEHAVQGAYNFTEWCFITNALIGPTAAQLVIELQQQHDSSSVRPLTIRVIKSESQFWDEFVSLLTPHQLDSLFPGAPHAQHVELEELVGLIESLGNPAPKPTDLKPVSSKKMDYNDIPKTTKIELNEGRELSPRIELWFSEQPDPELRDSKAEVFHNIYEEAKKATSDPAGIMEKIYIAIGGSDFRLDQSRANAVYAIASYFFDSCDIFEAVPEGVDS; encoded by the coding sequence ATGTACCCAACATCTCAAAATATCGATTCAGCGTGGAGAGAATGGTACCGGCTCAAGCATAGAGACGCCTATATGAGCAATTCCGGCGAGTCTTTTGAGGCTTATATCTCCGACGTGTTGGAAAAGCTTTATCCAGATTTCATAGACCCTGATCCAATGGGGCGGTTGGGAGATGGAGGCTGTGATGGTCTCGCCAACAAAGGTCAACTATTTTTTGCATGCTATGGGCAGCGAGCGCAGGCCAATCAAGACGCTAAGTCAAAAGCAAAAATCCAAAGCGACTTCGAACATGCAGTGCAAGGCGCATATAACTTCACTGAGTGGTGCTTTATCACCAATGCGCTGATAGGGCCTACCGCCGCGCAACTTGTCATCGAACTGCAACAACAGCATGACTCATCAAGCGTTCGTCCGCTGACGATTCGCGTTATCAAATCCGAGAGTCAATTCTGGGATGAGTTCGTCTCTCTATTAACCCCGCACCAGCTTGACTCCCTATTTCCAGGCGCACCGCATGCGCAGCATGTGGAGCTGGAAGAATTGGTCGGACTAATCGAATCATTGGGAAATCCGGCCCCTAAGCCCACCGACCTTAAGCCTGTGTCTAGCAAAAAAATGGACTACAACGACATTCCTAAGACCACAAAAATTGAGCTTAATGAGGGCAGAGAGCTATCTCCAAGAATAGAGCTGTGGTTCTCCGAGCAACCCGATCCTGAATTGCGCGACAGCAAAGCAGAGGTGTTCCACAACATATACGAGGAGGCTAAAAAGGCCACCAGTGATCCAGCTGGAATAATGGAGAAAATTTACATTGCGATTGGAGGCAGCGATTTCAGGCTCGACCAGAGCAGGGCAAATGCCGTTTATGCAATCGCAAGCTATTTCTTCGATAGTTGTGACATTTTCGAAGCGGTCCCCGAGGGAGTCGACTCATGA
- a CDS encoding ABC-three component system middle component 6, whose translation MILPTKGISPERSLLGIGGDVLGILKRPMSVSEVWTIYKRQTNRGRRDFVSFDWFILALDLLYAIGAVSLSSNGRLVKNAIS comes from the coding sequence ATGATTTTGCCTACTAAGGGGATAAGTCCCGAGAGATCCCTCCTCGGAATCGGCGGGGACGTACTCGGCATTCTCAAGCGCCCTATGTCAGTTTCTGAGGTCTGGACAATATACAAACGGCAGACAAATCGAGGGCGGCGAGACTTCGTCTCATTTGATTGGTTCATTCTCGCCCTAGATTTGCTCTACGCCATCGGTGCAGTGTCGTTGAGCTCAAATGGGAGGCTGGTAAAAAATGCCATTTCTTAA
- a CDS encoding DUF2326 domain-containing protein has protein sequence MPFLKSLGSDDPRFKNLTFHKGMNLVLAEKTHHSSDTDSRNGAGKTSVVRLLRYLLGGNRNEWIKSLAEYTEGAFWTDIQGAAGDIHISREAGSTSVSVGVSTYSSKEWQKKSGELILGWPASHDKPTAQQIFSQLLRTSFDSPTKIVPQESDLETGTRIAYFFGMPDTTLQKPIQAANFKKDKKTLKKAIDHGILGNMATSKAECEAELFRLEDQLQKRRSALAEFKVDESYAGHQQAADELSAEIAALNDQNIALKRRKRDLVNTMSTEIPVKQDNSEMLARLTRLYAEAGVAIATDALKPFNDVIQFHESVSRNRRHFLEDELGKVTEALAANEARIKMLDDERSGIMRLLDKSMALETFSEAQQDCNEIAARIERLKDMLQDYERLDDMDSTLRKMEVEANDAMRIGLKENNDSVKFASQMYSNLCSEVYADRAGSLLLELTDAGVLKAMPKIEGDASRGIAEVSIFLFDITCVAVGMKNGTAPGILVHDSQLFDSLDDRQLASCLNIGARLAEKYDFQYIVTLNTDRLEAAEKIGFDRSDYPIPVSLTDNGESGGLFGFRFN, from the coding sequence ATGCCATTTCTTAAAAGCCTGGGATCAGATGACCCCAGGTTCAAAAATCTAACCTTCCACAAAGGCATGAACCTGGTGCTCGCCGAAAAGACCCATCATTCAAGCGATACTGATAGCCGTAATGGCGCAGGAAAAACAAGCGTCGTTCGCTTACTCAGGTATCTATTGGGCGGAAACCGCAACGAGTGGATTAAGTCATTAGCTGAGTACACCGAAGGCGCATTCTGGACCGACATACAAGGGGCAGCCGGAGACATTCACATAAGTCGAGAAGCCGGCAGCACCTCTGTCTCAGTTGGAGTGTCAACATACAGCAGCAAAGAATGGCAAAAGAAGAGTGGAGAGCTCATTCTTGGATGGCCCGCAAGCCATGACAAGCCGACGGCGCAGCAGATTTTCTCTCAGCTTCTGCGCACGAGCTTCGATTCGCCCACGAAGATAGTCCCACAAGAGTCCGATCTCGAAACCGGAACTAGGATTGCCTACTTCTTCGGCATGCCGGATACAACTCTACAGAAGCCCATACAAGCAGCAAACTTCAAGAAGGACAAGAAGACACTCAAGAAAGCAATTGATCATGGCATTCTTGGCAATATGGCCACCTCAAAAGCCGAGTGTGAGGCCGAGCTGTTCAGGCTCGAAGACCAACTTCAGAAAAGAAGGTCGGCGCTTGCGGAATTCAAAGTCGACGAGAGTTATGCAGGACATCAGCAGGCCGCCGACGAGCTAAGCGCTGAGATTGCAGCCCTAAACGACCAAAATATCGCGCTAAAGCGGCGCAAGCGTGACCTTGTCAATACGATGAGCACCGAAATACCCGTTAAACAAGATAACAGTGAGATGTTGGCTCGCCTAACGCGACTCTATGCAGAAGCTGGGGTAGCGATAGCGACCGATGCTCTAAAACCATTTAACGATGTCATCCAATTTCATGAGTCGGTATCCCGCAACCGGAGACACTTTCTTGAAGATGAGCTTGGCAAGGTGACTGAAGCACTAGCGGCCAACGAAGCAAGAATTAAGATGTTGGACGATGAGCGCAGTGGCATTATGCGACTTCTCGACAAATCAATGGCACTGGAAACCTTTTCTGAAGCGCAGCAAGACTGCAATGAAATTGCCGCACGTATAGAGCGCTTGAAGGATATGCTGCAGGATTACGAACGGCTTGATGACATGGATTCCACGCTGAGAAAAATGGAAGTCGAAGCAAATGATGCCATGCGCATAGGCCTTAAAGAGAACAATGACTCAGTTAAATTTGCTTCTCAGATGTACTCAAATCTCTGTTCGGAAGTGTATGCAGACCGTGCTGGCAGCCTGCTGCTAGAGCTTACTGATGCTGGAGTACTCAAAGCGATGCCGAAAATTGAAGGTGATGCTTCAAGGGGAATAGCGGAAGTTTCAATCTTCCTATTCGATATCACGTGCGTTGCCGTCGGGATGAAGAATGGAACCGCTCCTGGAATACTGGTTCATGACAGCCAGTTGTTTGACTCGCTGGATGATAGGCAACTTGCCTCTTGCCTGAACATCGGTGCGAGACTCGCTGAGAAATATGATTTTCAATACATCGTCACTCTCAATACTGACCGTCTTGAGGCTGCGGAAAAAATTGGATTTGACCGTTCAGATTACCCGATACCAGTGAGTCTCACTGACAACGGGGAATCGGGTGGCTTGTTTGGCTTCAGATTTAACTAA
- the tnpA gene encoding IS200/IS605 family transposase: MAQKAYSLSHTKWLCKYHIVFTPKYRRKVIYNELRKDVGEILRRLCGYRGIEVIEGHLMPDHVHMLVAIPPKYSVSSVMEYLKGKSSLMIFDKHANLKYKFGNRKFWAEGYYVSAVGLNEATIAKYIREQEAADIALDKLSVKEYSDPFKK, encoded by the coding sequence ATGGCCCAGAAGGCCTACAGCCTTTCGCACACGAAGTGGCTGTGCAAGTACCACATCGTGTTCACACCGAAGTATAGGCGCAAAGTCATCTACAACGAGTTGAGAAAGGACGTCGGGGAGATCCTCAGGAGGTTGTGCGGATACAGGGGGATCGAGGTGATCGAGGGGCATCTGATGCCCGACCACGTCCACATGCTGGTGGCGATCCCGCCGAAGTACAGCGTGTCGAGCGTGATGGAGTATCTGAAGGGTAAAAGCTCGCTGATGATCTTCGACAAACACGCGAACCTGAAGTACAAGTTCGGCAACAGGAAGTTCTGGGCGGAGGGCTACTACGTCTCTGCCGTCGGCCTCAACGAGGCGACGATCGCGAAGTACATCAGAGAACAGGAAGCCGCCGATATCGCGCTGGACAAGCTCAGCGTCAAGGAGTACTCCGACCCGTTCAAGAAGTAG
- a CDS encoding YraN family protein, with product MEKSIYERLHEAIRAYLRHRGVEILEESWEHGSDDIGFIAMDEGELVFVDTATKCGGYDMPREEPDRERFERIASAYLAESEEEGLTSIRYDIVSLLVVGSEKALLRHRKNVLNERR from the coding sequence ATGGAAAAGAGCATCTACGAGAGGTTGCACGAGGCAATCCGCGCGTACCTGAGGCACAGGGGCGTCGAGATCCTGGAGGAGAGCTGGGAGCACGGCTCGGACGACATCGGCTTCATCGCCATGGACGAGGGTGAGCTCGTCTTCGTGGACACCGCCACCAAGTGCGGCGGCTACGACATGCCCCGGGAGGAGCCAGACCGGGAGCGCTTCGAGCGAATCGCGTCGGCCTACCTCGCCGAGTCCGAGGAGGAGGGACTCACCAGCATCCGCTACGACATCGTGAGTCTCCTGGTAGTCGGCTCCGAGAAGGCGCTCCTTCGCCACCGCAAGAACGTTCTCAACGAGAGGAGGTGA
- a CDS encoding nucleotidyl transferase AbiEii/AbiGii toxin family protein, producing MNRSPILPPVVRETPVRPGTKVRTFADAELASGKVKAFFDRVKVRDLYDVSNLLSVYESFEPDEQEVAHRLALYYASLSACFPKPFEGRVQRFADRLSELADQLYPMLRSSAKRPTLGSLMDDAKRFIADWILPRTDVERIYLEHLTSGDYHPELIFPDETMAKAAAVNPETLWKVENPKKMPR from the coding sequence ATGAACCGCTCGCCCATCCTGCCTCCCGTCGTGCGCGAGACGCCCGTGAGGCCGGGTACCAAGGTCCGCACGTTCGCGGACGCCGAGCTTGCCTCCGGCAAGGTAAAGGCGTTCTTCGACCGCGTGAAGGTCCGCGACCTCTACGACGTCTCCAACCTGCTGAGCGTCTACGAGTCGTTCGAACCCGATGAGCAAGAAGTGGCACACCGGCTCGCGCTCTACTACGCCTCGCTCTCCGCATGCTTCCCGAAGCCGTTCGAGGGCAGGGTGCAGCGCTTCGCGGACAGACTTTCCGAGCTCGCAGACCAGCTCTACCCCATGTTGCGCTCATCGGCCAAGCGTCCGACGCTCGGTTCCCTCATGGATGATGCCAAGCGCTTCATAGCAGACTGGATCCTTCCTAGGACGGATGTAGAGCGGATATACCTTGAGCACCTTACAAGTGGAGACTATCACCCAGAGCTTATCTTCCCGGACGAAACGATGGCGAAGGCCGCCGCCGTAAATCCCGAGACACTCTGGAAGGTCGAGAATCCCAAGAAGATGCCAAGGTAG
- a CDS encoding type IV toxin-antitoxin system AbiEi family antitoxin domain-containing protein: MKFKEYIESHQVFTADDLRTVATWGTARTQLQRALKSGEVERVRRGVYVSKTGKYTGEVPDPFLVARVADPKAVVSYHSALVAHGVAHNVGFECAFRSTKVRSPFEYGGVRYIPYDTDDSPQTQAMRSKSYGTVRVTTREQTLVDCLMHPGRAGGVEEVVRSCSAFPYLDLEALLETLKDASSSALSRVGWLLETKRENWNVNEDVLSELEGRLGKGPYRLDPKAKETKDWSSRWRLCLPETEEEVLSWTS, translated from the coding sequence ATGAAGTTCAAGGAGTACATAGAATCGCACCAGGTGTTCACCGCGGACGACCTTCGCACGGTCGCCACCTGGGGGACGGCGCGGACGCAGCTGCAGCGTGCCCTCAAGTCAGGAGAGGTCGAGCGCGTGCGTCGGGGCGTCTACGTGTCCAAGACCGGCAAGTATACCGGCGAGGTGCCCGACCCGTTCCTCGTTGCCAGGGTCGCCGACCCCAAGGCCGTGGTCTCGTACCACTCCGCCCTCGTCGCCCACGGCGTCGCCCACAACGTCGGCTTCGAGTGCGCTTTCAGGTCCACAAAGGTACGCTCACCATTCGAGTACGGAGGCGTCCGCTACATCCCATACGACACTGACGATAGTCCGCAGACACAGGCTATGCGCTCCAAGTCCTATGGCACAGTCAGGGTAACCACGCGCGAGCAAACGCTCGTTGACTGCCTGATGCACCCCGGAAGAGCTGGCGGTGTGGAGGAGGTCGTGCGGTCCTGCTCGGCGTTCCCCTACCTCGACTTGGAAGCGCTGCTCGAAACCCTAAAGGATGCGTCTTCCTCGGCGCTCTCCCGGGTAGGATGGCTCCTCGAGACGAAGCGTGAGAATTGGAACGTTAACGAAGATGTCCTGAGCGAGCTGGAAGGCCGTCTCGGAAAAGGGCCTTACAGGCTTGACCCAAAAGCAAAAGAAACGAAGGACTGGAGCAGCCGCTGGAGGCTCTGCCTTCCTGAGACGGAAGAGGAGGTCCTCTCATGGACATCATGA
- a CDS encoding TIGR02452 family protein, translating into MDNIVFFKQTAEAVERREYPFSHSSEEQNTAVYFSEKEVKHLVAKPERIVPFSIGGRTVFTVENVDSFEAARSMRERWPQSIFSDFKEPLVLNFANPYTPGGGVLNGAKAQEEDLCRRSTLYGSLTSPTAFEFYSENKDANGCEFTDAAILSPCVEVFRDSDGNFLDEPFDVAVLTMAAPYMPGLTNRKPAEIFDLFKSRILGMFHIAIENGYECLVLGAWGCGAFGNDPQLVSRVFFEALKEIRGASHNGRAEGPGCSSLFRHICFAVLDRSPDQMNYLSFKGRFDLFYKDEDDAEVAEVQECIKQNEKYLGKYQGCLLGGAAGDALGYAIEFMSDSEIRKRYGTKGILKYDREFFGGDARFSDDTQMTLFTATGILYGTTRGALRGIMGHPSTYVHMAYLDWLKTQEPSFEGNPNITWLLAIPEFHRRMAPGSTCLSALRSGDSGSTEHPINDSKGCGGVMRVAPVGLFFGERPEYCVECAAEIAALTHGHPLGYISAGAFAYIVARCAFEIDEKSKHRQRELKKIIDDCCAKLPKWFPEHPNAAKYQAELLQKAMELAKSGEWSCRNICEIGGGWVGEEALAIAVYACMRHANDFSAAIKVAVNHDGDSDSTGAICGNIMGAMLGIESIDREWAEGLEMNDLVLEVAKDLCDDCQMKEFGHYVDEKWIAKYSGSSMGTIAINDYLRGETRLSNQEGVSDPFDNLMS; encoded by the coding sequence ATGGACAATATCGTCTTTTTCAAACAGACGGCCGAGGCTGTTGAGAGGAGGGAGTATCCATTCTCTCATTCTTCCGAAGAGCAGAATACGGCAGTGTATTTTTCGGAAAAGGAGGTCAAACACCTCGTCGCCAAACCAGAGAGAATCGTACCGTTCTCAATAGGAGGACGCACTGTTTTTACCGTTGAGAACGTCGATTCCTTTGAAGCGGCAAGATCCATGCGCGAGCGATGGCCACAAAGCATCTTCTCGGATTTCAAGGAACCCCTGGTGCTCAACTTTGCAAATCCCTACACGCCGGGTGGAGGCGTACTGAACGGCGCGAAGGCCCAGGAGGAAGACCTTTGCAGACGGTCAACTCTCTACGGCTCTCTAACCTCGCCGACGGCATTCGAATTCTATTCAGAGAACAAGGACGCAAACGGCTGCGAGTTCACTGATGCTGCTATCCTCAGCCCTTGCGTCGAAGTGTTTAGGGATTCAGATGGTAATTTCTTGGACGAGCCGTTCGACGTGGCGGTTCTTACCATGGCTGCTCCATATATGCCTGGCCTTACGAACAGGAAACCTGCAGAGATTTTTGATCTGTTCAAGTCGAGAATCCTAGGCATGTTTCATATCGCCATCGAGAACGGGTACGAATGCCTGGTGCTCGGAGCATGGGGATGCGGCGCGTTCGGTAACGATCCTCAGCTGGTCTCCCGTGTGTTCTTTGAGGCGCTTAAAGAGATTCGCGGCGCATCCCATAATGGGCGCGCTGAAGGCCCGGGCTGCAGTTCCCTTTTCAGGCACATATGCTTTGCGGTTCTTGATAGATCGCCCGATCAGATGAACTACCTCTCCTTCAAGGGCAGGTTCGACCTGTTTTACAAAGACGAAGACGATGCTGAAGTCGCAGAAGTGCAGGAGTGTATCAAGCAGAATGAGAAGTACCTCGGTAAGTATCAAGGTTGCCTACTCGGGGGAGCCGCGGGCGACGCGCTCGGGTACGCGATCGAGTTCATGTCCGACTCCGAGATTAGAAAACGCTATGGTACGAAGGGCATTCTGAAATACGACCGCGAGTTCTTCGGAGGTGACGCCCGATTCTCCGACGACACCCAGATGACGCTGTTCACCGCTACGGGGATTCTCTATGGCACAACGAGAGGCGCGCTGCGCGGCATAATGGGACATCCCAGCACGTATGTTCACATGGCATACCTCGACTGGCTCAAGACCCAAGAACCGAGCTTCGAGGGGAATCCGAACATAACTTGGCTACTTGCCATCCCGGAATTTCATCGCAGGATGGCGCCGGGAAGCACCTGTCTCAGCGCTCTTAGGAGCGGGGATTCGGGGTCGACCGAACACCCGATTAACGACAGCAAAGGATGTGGAGGGGTGATGCGGGTTGCCCCGGTGGGTCTGTTCTTCGGTGAGAGGCCCGAGTACTGCGTAGAGTGCGCCGCAGAAATCGCCGCGCTCACGCATGGCCATCCCTTGGGCTATATCTCAGCAGGGGCGTTTGCCTACATCGTTGCGCGCTGTGCCTTTGAGATTGACGAGAAGAGCAAGCATCGCCAACGCGAGCTTAAGAAGATTATTGATGACTGCTGCGCCAAGCTGCCCAAATGGTTTCCTGAACACCCCAATGCGGCCAAGTATCAAGCAGAGCTCCTTCAGAAGGCGATGGAACTTGCAAAATCTGGTGAATGGAGCTGTCGAAATATATGCGAAATCGGCGGCGGATGGGTCGGGGAGGAGGCCCTTGCGATCGCGGTCTACGCGTGTATGAGACACGCTAACGACTTCTCTGCTGCCATCAAGGTGGCTGTGAACCACGATGGCGATAGTGATTCGACGGGCGCAATATGCGGCAACATCATGGGGGCGATGCTCGGGATTGAAAGCATCGACCGCGAATGGGCAGAGGGCCTAGAGATGAACGACCTAGTCCTTGAGGTGGCAAAAGACCTCTGCGATGATTGTCAGATGAAAGAATTCGGCCACTATGTCGATGAGAAATGGATAGCAAAGTATAGCGGGTCGTCGATGGGTACCATCGCAATCAACGATTACCTCAGAGGAGAAACGCGCCTTTCAAATCAAGAGGGCGTGTCTGATCCATTCGACAACCTCATGTCATGA